A window from Cryobacterium sp. PAMC25264 encodes these proteins:
- the leuC gene encoding 3-isopropylmalate dehydratase large subunit codes for MTTALINDAAIESSRPRTLAEKVWDKHLVAKGENGTPDLIYIDLHLVHEVTSPQAFDGLRLAGRPVRRPDLTIATEDHNTPTLAIDRPIADLTSRTQIETLRRNCAEFGIRLHSLGDIEQGIVHVVGPQLGLTQPGITVVCGDSHTSTHGAFGAMALGIGTSEVEHVMATQTLPLKPFKTMAITVNGTLRPGVTAKDIILAVIAKIGTGGGQGYVLEYRGSAIRALSMEGRMTICNMSIEAGARAGMVAPDATTYAYLDGRAHAPQGADWDAAVEYWDTLATDEGATFDAEVILDADTLEPFVTWGTNPGQGVSLSDTVPNPAEIDDANERSAAERALEYMDLAAGTAMKDIHVDTVFLGSCTNSRVEDLRAAAEIIKGKTIADGVRMLVVPGSARVRIEAEAEGLDKIFLAFGAEWRFAGCSMCLGMNPDQLAPGERCASTSNRNFEGRQGKGGRTHLVSPLVAAATAIRGTLSSPWDLVQDGTVPAGLVPASL; via the coding sequence ATGACTACTGCATTGATCAACGACGCGGCGATCGAGAGTTCCCGTCCGCGCACCCTGGCCGAGAAGGTCTGGGACAAGCACCTAGTTGCCAAGGGCGAGAACGGCACGCCCGACCTCATCTACATCGACCTGCACCTGGTGCACGAGGTCACCAGCCCGCAGGCCTTCGACGGCCTCCGGCTGGCTGGGCGCCCGGTGCGCCGGCCGGATCTGACGATCGCGACCGAGGACCACAACACGCCGACCCTGGCGATCGACCGGCCCATCGCCGATCTCACCAGCCGCACCCAGATCGAGACGCTCCGCCGGAACTGCGCCGAGTTCGGCATCCGCCTGCACTCGCTGGGCGACATCGAACAGGGCATCGTGCACGTGGTGGGCCCGCAGCTGGGTCTCACCCAGCCGGGCATCACCGTCGTCTGCGGGGACTCGCACACCTCCACCCACGGGGCCTTCGGCGCCATGGCCCTCGGCATCGGAACCAGCGAGGTGGAGCACGTCATGGCCACCCAGACGCTGCCGCTCAAGCCCTTCAAGACCATGGCCATCACGGTCAACGGCACCCTCCGCCCCGGTGTGACGGCCAAGGACATCATCCTCGCTGTCATCGCCAAGATCGGCACCGGCGGCGGCCAGGGCTATGTGCTCGAATACCGTGGCAGCGCCATCCGCGCGCTCTCCATGGAGGGCCGCATGACCATCTGCAACATGTCGATCGAGGCCGGCGCCCGCGCCGGTATGGTCGCACCGGATGCCACCACCTACGCCTACCTCGACGGCCGCGCGCACGCGCCGCAGGGCGCCGACTGGGACGCCGCCGTGGAGTACTGGGACACCCTGGCCACCGACGAGGGCGCGACCTTCGACGCCGAGGTCATCCTCGACGCAGACACCCTCGAACCCTTCGTGACCTGGGGAACCAACCCCGGCCAGGGCGTGTCGCTCAGCGACACCGTGCCCAACCCCGCGGAGATCGACGACGCCAACGAGCGCAGCGCCGCCGAACGTGCCCTCGAGTACATGGACCTCGCCGCGGGGACCGCGATGAAGGACATCCACGTCGACACCGTGTTCCTGGGCTCCTGCACCAACAGCCGGGTCGAAGACCTGCGCGCCGCAGCCGAGATCATCAAGGGCAAGACCATCGCCGACGGCGTGCGGATGCTCGTGGTTCCCGGTTCCGCCCGCGTGCGGATCGAAGCGGAGGCCGAGGGGCTCGACAAGATCTTCCTCGCCTTCGGCGCCGAATGGCGTTTCGCCGGCTGCTCGATGTGCCTGGGCATGAACCCCGATCAGCTCGCCCCGGGGGAGCGCTGCGCGTCCACCAGCAACCGCAACTTCGAGGGCCGGCAGGGTAAGGGCGGACGCACCCACCTGGTCTCCCCGCTCGTCGCGGCGGCCACGGCCATCCGCGGCACCCTGTCCAGCCCGTGGGACCTCGTGCAAGACGGCACGGTCCCCGCCGGCCTCGTCCCGGCAAGCCTGTAG
- a CDS encoding MFS transporter, with amino-acid sequence MTETIAPAKTGRVLVVILLAQFIIVVDSTFMNVSLSTLVADFDTTVPGIQNAITLYTMVMAAFMIAGAKVGDIIGRKRAFVLGLTVYSVGTTITALSPTLGVFILGWSILEGLGAAMMLPAMMSLIVSNFAAGPARAKAYAGFAAIAGIAAGIGPIIGGLFTSYLSWRLAFASELLVALYIFTQLKIIKDAPFLGRKPRFDWPGFLLSSAGLITVVVGIVLASAYGLFVSRVDVEVLGQVVLTAGQISPTVMLVSIGLLFLIVFILVERSRDRHHHDTLLDLTLFSLRAVSAGTSVQLLQYLVLTGAIFALSLYVQMELNYSAIQSGLTLLPLSLAVLLSAAVSGRVLSRRFAPRSVILAGFAIIVLGAAMMGLLARDATSGTEFILGLALVGFGAGTIASQNQNLIMSSVKPQRSNEASGVINTSQNIGASLGTALAGALILSVFVLTATSLIDESPAFTSSEQSQLDTAVTEKAQIISDAQLSAAISEYPAEQQDAMITINAQARQTALTVVYAGLALAGLLGFGAALWLPRTPPLSNTPTTAGSSPPLNGDDADTEP; translated from the coding sequence ATGACGGAGACAATCGCTCCAGCGAAGACCGGCCGAGTGCTGGTCGTGATCCTGCTTGCCCAGTTCATCATCGTGGTCGATTCGACCTTCATGAACGTGTCGTTGTCCACCCTGGTGGCGGATTTCGACACCACGGTCCCCGGCATCCAGAACGCCATCACCCTGTACACCATGGTGATGGCGGCGTTCATGATCGCCGGCGCCAAGGTGGGCGACATCATCGGCCGTAAACGCGCGTTCGTTCTCGGTCTCACCGTCTACTCCGTCGGGACGACCATCACCGCGCTCTCCCCCACCCTGGGCGTCTTCATCCTGGGCTGGTCGATCCTCGAAGGTCTCGGCGCGGCCATGATGCTCCCGGCCATGATGTCGCTGATCGTCTCGAACTTCGCCGCCGGTCCCGCCCGCGCCAAGGCGTACGCCGGTTTCGCCGCGATCGCGGGAATCGCCGCGGGAATCGGGCCCATCATCGGGGGCCTGTTCACTTCCTATCTGTCCTGGCGTCTGGCCTTCGCCAGCGAACTCCTCGTCGCGCTGTACATCTTCACCCAGCTGAAGATCATCAAGGATGCGCCGTTCCTCGGCCGGAAACCGCGCTTCGACTGGCCGGGCTTCCTCCTCAGCTCCGCCGGACTGATCACCGTCGTCGTGGGTATCGTGCTGGCCTCGGCCTATGGCCTCTTCGTCAGCCGTGTCGACGTCGAGGTGCTCGGACAGGTTGTCCTCACCGCCGGTCAGATCTCGCCCACCGTGATGCTCGTGTCGATCGGATTGCTCTTCCTCATCGTCTTCATCCTGGTGGAACGGAGCCGCGACCGGCATCACCACGACACTCTCCTCGACCTGACTCTGTTCAGCCTTCGGGCGGTCTCAGCGGGAACGTCCGTACAGCTGCTTCAGTACCTCGTACTGACGGGGGCCATCTTCGCCTTGTCCCTCTATGTGCAGATGGAATTGAACTACTCGGCCATCCAGAGCGGACTCACCCTGCTGCCACTGTCCCTGGCCGTGCTGCTCTCGGCCGCGGTCAGCGGGCGGGTGCTCAGCCGCCGCTTCGCCCCGCGCTCGGTCATCCTCGCCGGGTTCGCCATCATCGTGCTCGGTGCCGCGATGATGGGCCTCTTGGCACGGGATGCCACGAGCGGCACCGAATTCATCCTGGGGCTGGCGCTGGTCGGGTTCGGCGCGGGCACCATTGCCTCCCAGAACCAGAACCTCATCATGTCGTCGGTGAAACCGCAGCGGTCCAATGAAGCATCGGGAGTGATCAACACCTCTCAGAACATCGGGGCGTCCCTCGGCACGGCGCTTGCCGGGGCGCTGATCCTGTCGGTATTCGTGCTGACCGCCACGAGCCTCATCGACGAGAGTCCGGCGTTCACCTCGTCGGAGCAGTCGCAGTTGGACACCGCGGTGACCGAGAAGGCCCAGATCATCAGCGACGCCCAGCTCAGCGCGGCAATCTCGGAGTACCCGGCCGAGCAGCAGGATGCGATGATCACGATCAATGCCCAAGCCAGGCAGACTGCACTGACCGTGGTCTATGCCGGACTGGCGCTTGCCGGCCTGCTCGGATTCGGCGCCGCCCTGTGGTTGCCGAGGACACCGCCGCTCTCGAACACCCCCACGACGGCAGGATCGTCGCCGCCGCTGAACGGGGACGACGCGGACACCGAGCCGTAG
- a CDS encoding FHA domain-containing protein: MTGSLVLGRDPAPVTRRAATMVSVQDPALSVSKSHALVELSASGELTVTDLHSTNGVSLADAAGQRVPLEPGIRTVLGDGARLLLGEFAVEVSRA; encoded by the coding sequence GTGACGGGGTCCCTCGTGCTCGGCCGCGACCCGGCACCGGTCACCCGGCGCGCGGCCACGATGGTCAGCGTGCAGGACCCGGCGCTCTCGGTCTCCAAGTCGCACGCCCTGGTGGAACTCTCCGCCTCCGGCGAGCTCACGGTCACCGACCTGCACTCCACCAACGGTGTCAGCCTGGCCGATGCCGCCGGGCAGCGCGTGCCGCTGGAGCCGGGCATCCGCACGGTCCTCGGCGACGGCGCCCGCCTGCTGCTCGGCGAGTTCGCCGTCGAGGTCTCCCGCGCCTGA